The Edaphobacter sp. 12200R-103 genome contains a region encoding:
- the coaBC gene encoding bifunctional phosphopantothenoylcysteine decarboxylase/phosphopantothenate--cysteine ligase CoaBC, translating into MAERIKVTVGVAGGIAAYKAVEVVRRLQDAGFDPHVAMTAAAERFVQPLTFAAITGHKVVSSLWNEDAGASGGEMSGIEHINEAQTTAALIVVPATADILAKFAHGIADDFLTTMYLATTAPTIVAPAMNVEMWQHPATQANLEILRKRGVTIVQPDSGYLACGMVGGGRLAEESAIVAAVAEVLARERPEKSADWKGETVLITAGGTREPIDPVRFIGNRSSGKMGYALAAEARCRGARVILISAPTALPPPQDCEIIPVTTSEEMRQAVLGHLAEATMVVMAAAVSDYRVAEAAPQKLKRSGPRVLELQPTADILEEIVRQRRQATTVIGFAAETEDVLGNGRAKLTRKGVDGLVVNDVSGTDTGFDSDRNAGWFLTPESTTELPLSSKAEMAGRILNYAEALRAGRRQAAASLR; encoded by the coding sequence ATGGCCGAGCGGATCAAAGTCACGGTTGGGGTCGCAGGCGGAATCGCCGCCTACAAGGCCGTCGAGGTGGTGCGGCGCCTGCAGGACGCCGGCTTTGATCCTCACGTGGCGATGACGGCTGCTGCCGAGAGGTTTGTCCAGCCGCTCACCTTTGCTGCCATCACCGGGCACAAGGTCGTCTCCAGCCTGTGGAACGAGGACGCCGGGGCCTCCGGGGGCGAGATGTCGGGCATCGAGCACATCAACGAGGCCCAGACGACCGCCGCGCTGATTGTCGTCCCGGCGACGGCGGACATCCTGGCGAAGTTTGCCCACGGCATCGCCGACGATTTTCTGACCACGATGTACCTCGCCACCACCGCGCCGACGATTGTGGCTCCCGCGATGAATGTGGAGATGTGGCAGCACCCGGCGACGCAGGCCAATCTTGAGATTCTGCGAAAACGGGGCGTAACCATCGTCCAGCCGGATAGCGGTTATCTCGCCTGCGGCATGGTCGGCGGTGGAAGACTGGCGGAAGAGAGCGCCATCGTCGCCGCGGTCGCAGAGGTCCTGGCACGGGAGAGACCGGAAAAATCCGCCGATTGGAAGGGCGAGACGGTCCTGATCACCGCCGGCGGGACACGCGAGCCGATTGATCCGGTGCGGTTTATCGGAAACCGCTCGAGCGGAAAGATGGGCTATGCGCTTGCGGCCGAGGCGCGCTGTCGTGGCGCGCGCGTCATCCTGATCAGCGCCCCGACGGCGCTGCCGCCGCCGCAGGACTGCGAGATCATTCCCGTAACGACCTCCGAAGAGATGCGCCAGGCCGTGCTTGGCCATCTTGCCGAGGCGACGATGGTCGTCATGGCCGCGGCGGTGAGCGACTACCGGGTGGCAGAGGCCGCGCCGCAGAAGCTGAAGCGCAGTGGGCCTCGCGTTCTTGAGCTGCAGCCGACGGCCGACATTCTTGAAGAGATTGTGCGGCAGCGGCGGCAGGCGACAACGGTGATCGGGTTTGCGGCGGAGACGGAGGATGTGCTGGGCAATGGCCGCGCCAAGCTGACCCGCAAGGGCGTGGATGGACTGGTGGTCAACGACGTCTCGGGAACGGATACGGGCTTTGACTCCGACCGCAACGCCGGATGGTTTCTGACTCCGGAGAGCACGACGGAGCTTCCTCTCAGCTCGAAGGCCGAGATGGCGGGTCGCATCCTGAACTACGCAGAGGCTCTGCGCGCCGGTCGCAGACAGGCTGCTGCGAGTTTGCGCTGA
- the ruvA gene encoding Holliday junction branch migration protein RuvA: MIAHLRGRLLSKSPSQAIVDCNGVGYDVAISVSTFSELPAEGAEAKLFIHTHVREDQIALFGFADTKEKYLFERLLTISGIGPKLAITVLSGISSDRLIGAIRGGDHATLTKIPGIGKKTAERVVLELKDKLDDLAVPMTASTGPHHGPVGDDVLSALVNLGYPRPVAQKAIETAIEKTPGVAEEFETLFRAAMAAIR; the protein is encoded by the coding sequence ATGATCGCTCACCTGCGCGGACGTCTTCTCTCGAAATCTCCCAGCCAGGCCATCGTCGACTGCAATGGCGTGGGCTATGACGTTGCCATCTCCGTCTCGACCTTCTCGGAGCTTCCCGCGGAGGGCGCCGAGGCGAAGCTGTTCATCCACACGCATGTGCGGGAGGACCAGATCGCGCTCTTCGGTTTCGCCGATACGAAGGAGAAGTATCTCTTCGAACGCCTGCTGACGATCAGCGGAATCGGGCCGAAGCTGGCCATTACGGTGCTCAGCGGAATCTCATCGGACCGCCTGATCGGCGCGATCCGCGGAGGCGATCACGCTACCCTGACCAAAATTCCCGGCATCGGCAAAAAGACGGCGGAGCGCGTCGTGCTGGAGCTGAAGGACAAGCTCGACGACCTGGCGGTTCCCATGACGGCCTCTACCGGACCGCATCACGGCCCGGTGGGAGACGATGTGCTCTCAGCGCTGGTCAACCTGGGATATCCGCGTCCGGTCGCCCAGAAGGCCATCGAAACGGCCATCGAGAAGACCCCGGGTGTGGCCGAGGAGTTCGAGACGCTCTTCCGCGCTGCCATGGCGGCGATCCGCTAA